A window from Alkalidesulfovibrio alkalitolerans DSM 16529 encodes these proteins:
- a CDS encoding quaternary amine ABC transporter ATP-binding protein — MSSIVVENLFKIFGSNPERAFPLLEQGVDKQEILEKTGLGVGVNNASFEVKKGEIVVVMGLSGSGKSTLVRCLNRLIEPTRGRVLIDGRDVTALSPDELRNLRLEKLGMVFQNFALFPHRTVAENAAYGLEVKGEDPASRREKAIEALAKVGLAGWEDSYPSQLSGGMQQRVGLARALALDPEILLMDEAFSALDPLIRRDMQDELLSLQEEMRKTIVFISHDLDEALKLGDRIVLMKDGAIVQIGTPEDILTNPADDYVSRFVAEVDITKVLVAESVMRKPAAVAYLEHDGPRAALRKMKKESISSLFVLDADHRLTGIVSAEDCVRQIEAGERDLSAIMRTDLTTASPDTPAQELIQIMHDLPYPLAVTNQKGRIVGVIVRGALLGAIAERGRNADDS; from the coding sequence ATGAGCAGCATTGTCGTCGAAAACCTATTCAAGATCTTCGGCTCGAATCCGGAACGAGCCTTTCCGCTCCTGGAACAAGGAGTGGACAAACAGGAAATCCTCGAAAAGACTGGCCTGGGCGTGGGTGTCAACAACGCCTCCTTCGAGGTCAAGAAGGGCGAGATCGTGGTCGTCATGGGGCTTTCGGGCTCCGGCAAGTCCACGCTCGTCCGCTGCCTGAACCGCCTCATCGAGCCCACCCGCGGCCGCGTGCTCATCGACGGCCGCGACGTGACCGCGCTTTCTCCCGACGAACTGCGCAACCTCAGGCTCGAAAAGCTCGGCATGGTCTTCCAGAACTTCGCCCTCTTCCCGCACCGCACCGTGGCCGAGAACGCCGCCTACGGCCTCGAAGTCAAGGGCGAGGACCCGGCCTCGCGTCGTGAAAAGGCGATCGAAGCCCTGGCAAAGGTCGGTCTCGCGGGCTGGGAGGACTCCTACCCCTCGCAACTTTCCGGAGGCATGCAGCAGCGCGTGGGCTTGGCCCGCGCCCTGGCCCTGGATCCGGAGATCCTGCTCATGGACGAGGCATTTTCCGCGCTCGATCCGCTCATCCGCCGCGACATGCAGGACGAACTGCTCTCGCTGCAGGAGGAGATGAGAAAGACCATCGTCTTCATCAGTCACGACCTCGACGAGGCACTCAAGCTCGGCGACCGCATCGTGCTCATGAAAGACGGGGCCATCGTGCAGATAGGCACTCCCGAAGACATCCTGACCAACCCGGCCGACGACTACGTCTCGCGCTTCGTGGCCGAGGTGGACATCACCAAGGTGCTCGTGGCGGAGAGCGTGATGCGCAAACCGGCCGCGGTAGCCTACCTGGAGCACGACGGGCCTCGGGCGGCTCTTCGCAAGATGAAGAAGGAGAGCATCTCCAGCCTCTTCGTGCTCGACGCGGACCACCGCCTCACAGGCATCGTTTCAGCCGAGGATTGCGTACGCCAGATCGAGGCGGGAGAGCGCGATCTTTCCGCCATCATGCGCACGGACCTGACCACCGCGAGCCCGGACACGCCCGCCCAGGAACTGATCCAGATCATGCACGATCTGCCCTATCCCCTTGCAGTGACCAACCAGAAAGGCCGCATCGTGGGCGTCATCGTTCGCGGCGCACTGCTCGGAGCCATCGCCGAGCGGGGGAGGAATGCGGATGATTCCTAG
- a CDS encoding NAD(P)-dependent oxidoreductase, which produces MRGKAGSFSQSDQPGGIRMKGMKIGWIGVGVMGRSMCGHLMEAGCAARVYNRTAEKCAPLAGKGAVVCKTPAEVAAESDVIFSIVGFPCDVEQVLLGEDGVLAHAKPGSVVVDMTTSEPSLAVRVYEAAKARGIAALDAPVSGGDLGAREATLAIMVGGEAEAFERVRPLLETMGRNVRLMGGPGAGQHTKMCNQILIAGTMIGVVESLLYAQRAGMDLDAVIDVIGSGAAGSWSINNLGRRIAKGDFNPGFFIKHFVKDMGIALAEAKAMNLALPGLALANQFYVAAQAMGLENLGTQGLYQVLERLNGIAR; this is translated from the coding sequence CTGCGGGGCAAAGCTGGTAGCTTTTCCCAGAGCGATCAACCGGGAGGAATACGCATGAAAGGCATGAAGATAGGCTGGATCGGCGTGGGCGTGATGGGGCGCTCCATGTGCGGGCATCTGATGGAAGCGGGCTGCGCCGCGCGGGTCTACAACCGCACGGCCGAAAAGTGCGCGCCGCTGGCCGGAAAGGGCGCGGTGGTCTGCAAGACCCCGGCCGAGGTCGCGGCCGAGAGCGACGTGATCTTTTCCATCGTGGGCTTTCCCTGCGACGTGGAGCAGGTGCTGCTCGGCGAGGACGGGGTTTTGGCCCACGCCAAGCCCGGCAGCGTGGTCGTGGACATGACCACCTCCGAGCCCTCGCTTGCGGTGCGCGTCTACGAGGCGGCCAAGGCGCGCGGCATCGCGGCCCTGGACGCGCCCGTTTCGGGCGGTGATCTGGGCGCGCGCGAGGCCACGCTCGCGATCATGGTCGGCGGCGAGGCCGAAGCCTTTGAGCGCGTCAGGCCGCTTCTCGAAACAATGGGCAGGAACGTGCGCCTCATGGGCGGGCCTGGTGCGGGCCAGCACACCAAGATGTGCAACCAGATCCTGATCGCGGGCACCATGATCGGCGTGGTGGAGTCGCTGCTCTACGCGCAGCGCGCGGGCATGGACCTGGACGCGGTCATCGACGTCATCGGCAGCGGCGCGGCCGGATCGTGGTCCATCAACAACCTGGGCCGCCGCATCGCCAAGGGCGACTTCAACCCCGGCTTCTTCATCAAGCACTTCGTCAAGGACATGGGTATCGCCCTGGCCGAGGCCAAGGCCATGAACCTGGCCCTGCCGGGTCTGGCCCTGGCCAACCAGTTCTACGTGGCCGCGCAGGCCATGGGGCTGGAGAACCTGGGCACACAGGGGCTTTACCAGGTGCTCGAACGGCTGAACGGGATTGCGCGGTAG
- a CDS encoding glycine betaine ABC transporter substrate-binding protein, with product MRMKKLLTVMFTLALCLGLTMPAMAKKVRLAYVEWDCAATSTAVAQAVLQEKMGYEVEILPVAAAAMWQAVGTGDVDGMVTAWLPVTHADYLKSVENRVENLGPIVGGAKLGWAVPKYVTISSLDEVNANADKFGGRIIGIDPGAGLMRLSEDAVKEYGMNKMELMEGSGATMTAALGDAIRNNRWVVVTAWSPHWMFGKWDLKYLDDPKGVLGDEEHIATIVRKGLKDDMPEVYAFLDRFHWENPEQLQMVMAWNEEPGSDRYANAKRFIDENPELVKQWLGQ from the coding sequence ATGCGTATGAAAAAACTCCTTACCGTGATGTTCACACTTGCCCTTTGTCTTGGGCTGACCATGCCCGCCATGGCTAAGAAGGTCCGGCTAGCCTATGTCGAATGGGACTGCGCCGCCACCAGCACCGCCGTGGCCCAAGCCGTGCTCCAGGAAAAAATGGGCTACGAGGTCGAGATCCTGCCCGTTGCAGCCGCCGCCATGTGGCAGGCCGTGGGCACCGGCGACGTGGACGGCATGGTCACAGCCTGGCTGCCCGTGACCCACGCCGACTACCTCAAGTCCGTGGAGAACCGGGTCGAAAACCTCGGCCCCATCGTGGGCGGCGCCAAGCTCGGCTGGGCCGTGCCCAAGTACGTGACCATCTCCTCCCTGGACGAGGTCAACGCCAACGCCGACAAGTTCGGCGGCCGGATCATCGGCATCGACCCCGGCGCGGGCCTGATGCGCCTCTCCGAGGACGCCGTGAAGGAATACGGCATGAACAAGATGGAGCTCATGGAAGGCAGCGGCGCGACCATGACTGCCGCGCTGGGCGACGCCATCCGCAACAACCGCTGGGTGGTGGTCACTGCCTGGTCGCCCCACTGGATGTTCGGCAAGTGGGACCTGAAGTACCTCGACGACCCCAAGGGCGTGCTCGGCGACGAGGAGCACATCGCGACCATCGTGCGCAAGGGCCTGAAGGACGACATGCCCGAGGTCTACGCCTTCCTCGACCGCTTCCACTGGGAAAACCCGGAGCAGTTGCAGATGGTCATGGCCTGGAACGAGGAGCCCGGCTCCGACCGCTACGCCAACGCCAAGAGGTTCATCGACGAGAACCCCGAGTTGGTGAAGCAGTGGCTGGGCCAGTAA
- the mltG gene encoding endolytic transglycosylase MltG, with protein MKLLRRVFSLPVLLCTSLALMAALGLASVGAGVFLLAPPPTAMKASFETTPPITPAPASEIADDAAPNADHGAAQHGMAGETEDLSGEAARPEHAEIDAAKAPAPDADEVVFLVPPGSSFHGIAQRLEGQGLIRDARAFLLLVRLTETGGSLKAGEFLLPRGKSPLTVLAGLTRGQPILHRLQVREGLTWWETGRLVEEAGLGSFESFERAVHDRALLDAHNIPFDSAEGFLFPETYFLPRPHDDDARPVVEAMLREFGRAASLIWPEGRPGSDELARLVILASIVERETGQPHERRRVAGVYANRLRIGMLLQADPTIIYGLGPGFEGRLRRRHLDDRNNPYNTYQRGGLPPGPICSPGFAALAAAVDPEEHRYLYFVSRMDGTHHFSTNLEEHNRAVRRYILNRR; from the coding sequence GTGAAGCTCTTGCGGCGCGTCTTCTCCCTGCCCGTGCTCCTTTGCACGTCGCTCGCGCTCATGGCCGCGCTCGGCTTGGCTAGCGTTGGCGCGGGCGTCTTCCTGCTCGCGCCGCCTCCCACAGCGATGAAGGCGAGTTTCGAAACCACGCCCCCGATCACGCCAGCCCCTGCTTCCGAAATCGCCGACGACGCGGCCCCGAATGCGGACCACGGCGCAGCGCAGCACGGCATGGCGGGCGAGACCGAGGACTTAAGCGGGGAAGCCGCTCGGCCGGAGCACGCCGAAATCGACGCCGCCAAGGCTCCCGCCCCCGATGCCGACGAGGTCGTCTTCCTGGTTCCCCCGGGCAGCAGCTTTCACGGCATCGCGCAGCGCCTGGAAGGGCAGGGATTGATCCGCGACGCCCGGGCCTTCCTCCTGCTCGTGCGCCTCACAGAGACGGGCGGCAGCCTCAAGGCCGGGGAGTTCCTCCTGCCGCGCGGTAAAAGCCCGCTGACCGTGCTCGCGGGCCTCACGCGCGGCCAGCCCATCCTGCACCGCCTGCAAGTTCGCGAGGGGCTGACCTGGTGGGAGACCGGCCGCCTCGTGGAAGAGGCGGGGCTCGGCAGCTTCGAGAGCTTCGAGCGGGCCGTGCACGATCGCGCCCTGCTCGACGCGCACAACATCCCCTTCGATTCGGCCGAGGGCTTCCTCTTCCCCGAGACGTACTTCCTCCCCCGCCCCCACGACGACGACGCAAGGCCCGTGGTCGAAGCCATGCTGCGCGAGTTCGGCCGAGCCGCCTCCCTGATCTGGCCCGAAGGGCGACCCGGCTCCGACGAGCTTGCCCGGCTGGTCATCCTGGCCAGCATCGTGGAGCGCGAGACGGGCCAGCCGCACGAACGTCGGCGCGTGGCCGGGGTCTACGCCAACAGGCTGCGCATCGGCATGCTCCTGCAGGCCGATCCCACGATCATCTACGGCCTGGGGCCGGGCTTCGAGGGCAGGCTCAGGCGCAGGCACCTCGACGACCGCAACAACCCCTACAACACCTATCAGCGCGGCGGCCTCCCCCCCGGCCCGATCTGCTCGCCTGGCTTCGCGGCGCTCGCGGCGGCCGTGGACCCCGAGGAACACCGCTACCTCTATTTCGTCTCGCGCATGGACGGCACGCATCATTTCAGCACCAACCTGGAAGAACACAACCGGGCCGTGCGGCGATACATCCTGAACCGCCGTTAG
- a CDS encoding ABC transporter permease: MIPRIPIGSTIEGFINFLVDNFSWLTKGFSAIMDTGLSALEGGLLYLPPWLFIILATALAFRLTRKSGVAAFTLLGLGLIWNMGLWAATVSTIALVLISTLTAIALGIPLGILAAVSTPIRRVVMPVLDVMQTMPAFVYLIPAIPFFGLGKVAAVFATVVFSMPPSIRLTCLGIQQVPRELKECADAFGSTRWQRLVKLELPLSTPTIMAGVNQTVMLALSMVVIAAMIGAKGLGGEVWRAIQRLQMGAGFEAGIGIVIVAIILDRVLQRFGEKKQQ; encoded by the coding sequence ATGATTCCTAGAATTCCCATTGGAAGCACCATCGAAGGCTTCATCAATTTTCTGGTGGACAACTTCTCCTGGCTGACCAAGGGCTTCTCCGCGATCATGGATACGGGGCTTTCCGCCCTGGAAGGCGGTCTTCTGTATCTGCCGCCGTGGCTGTTCATCATCCTGGCCACTGCCCTGGCCTTCAGGCTGACCCGGAAATCCGGCGTCGCGGCCTTCACTCTTTTGGGCCTTGGTCTGATCTGGAACATGGGCCTTTGGGCGGCCACGGTCTCAACCATCGCCCTGGTGCTCATTTCCACGCTCACGGCCATCGCCCTTGGCATTCCCCTGGGCATCCTGGCGGCGGTCAGCACGCCTATCAGGCGCGTGGTCATGCCCGTGCTCGACGTGATGCAGACCATGCCGGCCTTCGTCTATCTGATCCCGGCCATCCCCTTCTTCGGCCTGGGCAAGGTCGCGGCGGTCTTTGCCACCGTGGTCTTCTCCATGCCGCCTTCCATCCGCCTGACCTGCCTGGGCATCCAGCAGGTGCCGCGCGAACTCAAGGAATGCGCCGATGCCTTCGGGTCCACCCGCTGGCAGCGGCTGGTCAAGCTCGAACTGCCCCTGTCCACGCCCACGATCATGGCGGGCGTGAACCAGACGGTCATGCTGGCCCTGTCCATGGTGGTCATCGCGGCCATGATCGGCGCCAAGGGCCTGGGTGGCGAAGTCTGGCGGGCCATCCAGCGCCTGCAGATGGGCGCAGGCTTCGAGGCGGGCATCGGCATCGTCATCGTGGCCATCATCCTCGACCGCGTTTTGCAGCGCTTCGGCGAAAAGAAACAACAGTAA
- a CDS encoding phosphatidylglycerophosphatase A family protein, which yields MNDDSTEDREPRRPTGLDALCLSFSTLGFIGRVGKAPGTAGSLAAVLLAPVLFLHLDLYGRLLALAALFVLGGLAASRAEAVLGRKDPSVVVIDEVLGQWLTFLPFFLLPTWQLIAGFVLFRVFDIAKPWPIRRSENWLPGGFGIMLDDVLAGIYAMAALALIRLAA from the coding sequence ATGAACGACGATTCCACCGAAGACCGCGAGCCGCGCCGCCCGACAGGGCTGGACGCCCTGTGCCTCTCCTTCTCCACGCTTGGCTTCATCGGCCGCGTGGGCAAAGCCCCCGGCACGGCCGGATCGCTTGCCGCCGTGCTGCTCGCACCCGTCCTCTTCCTGCATCTGGACCTTTATGGCCGCCTGCTCGCGCTGGCCGCGCTCTTCGTGCTGGGCGGACTGGCGGCGAGCCGCGCCGAGGCGGTCCTCGGCCGCAAAGACCCTTCCGTGGTGGTCATCGACGAAGTGCTCGGCCAATGGCTGACCTTCCTGCCCTTCTTCCTGTTGCCGACCTGGCAATTGATCGCGGGCTTCGTCTTGTTCCGCGTCTTCGACATCGCCAAGCCCTGGCCCATCCGGCGTTCCGAGAACTGGCTGCCCGGCGGCTTCGGGATCATGCTCGACGACGTTCTGGCCGGAATCTACGCCATGGCGGCGCTGGCGCTCATACGTCTGGCCGCGTAG
- a CDS encoding glycosyltransferase family 2 protein, translating to MKRSPLVSVLMPCFNAAATLAAALESILAQTLGDFEVVAVDDGSTDATAEVLRAFAARDTRIRPVFAPHGGIVAALNAGLGVCRGELVARMDADDLCLPERLARQARMFTDDPLLGVASCRVRFGGCENACAGYAAYVEWINGLLGHEEMALSRFVESPLAHPSAMLRRDVLARYGGYAAGRFPEDYELWLRLFAAGVRFAKHPDELLVWNDPPNRLSRTHENYGVDAFYALKSEHLAAWLRANAASWPEVVVWGAGRVSRKRAELLAALGARVSAYVDIDPRKIGQRPGGVRVIAPDMLPAPGAGPFLLTYVASRGARGEIAAHLAARGYLEGAHYLHAA from the coding sequence ATGAAAAGATCGCCCCTCGTTTCCGTCCTCATGCCCTGCTTCAACGCGGCGGCGACGCTTGCGGCCGCGCTCGAAAGCATCCTGGCCCAGACCCTCGGCGACTTCGAGGTCGTGGCCGTGGACGACGGCTCCACGGACGCCACGGCCGAGGTGCTGCGGGCTTTCGCCGCGCGCGATACGCGCATCCGGCCCGTCTTCGCTCCGCACGGCGGCATCGTGGCCGCCTTGAACGCCGGGCTCGGAGTCTGCCGGGGCGAACTCGTCGCGCGCATGGACGCCGACGACCTCTGTCTGCCCGAGCGCCTTGCGCGGCAGGCGCGGATGTTTACGGACGACCCGTTGCTCGGCGTGGCCTCGTGCCGGGTGCGTTTTGGCGGCTGCGAGAACGCCTGCGCGGGTTACGCCGCCTATGTGGAGTGGATCAACGGGCTGCTCGGCCACGAGGAGATGGCGCTCTCGCGCTTCGTGGAATCGCCCCTGGCGCACCCTTCGGCCATGCTGCGCCGCGACGTCCTCGCGCGTTACGGTGGATATGCGGCGGGCCGCTTTCCCGAGGACTACGAATTGTGGCTGCGGCTCTTCGCGGCCGGGGTCCGCTTCGCCAAGCATCCGGACGAACTGCTCGTTTGGAACGACCCGCCAAACCGCCTTTCGCGCACCCACGAGAACTACGGGGTGGACGCCTTCTATGCGCTCAAGAGCGAACATCTCGCGGCCTGGCTGCGCGCAAACGCCGCCTCCTGGCCCGAGGTCGTTGTCTGGGGCGCTGGCCGCGTCTCGCGCAAGCGGGCGGAACTGCTGGCTGCCCTGGGCGCGCGGGTGAGCGCGTACGTGGACATCGACCCGAGGAAGATCGGGCAGCGGCCGGGCGGGGTGCGGGTGATCGCGCCCGACATGCTGCCCGCGCCCGGAGCCGGGCCGTTTCTGTTGACCTACGTGGCCAGCCGCGGCGCGCGCGGCGAGATCGCGGCGCACCTCGCGGCGCGCGGCTATCTCGAAGGCGCGCACTACCTGCACGCGGCCTGA
- a CDS encoding FAD-binding and (Fe-S)-binding domain-containing protein, producing the protein MPNKGPHISIPLERLVPRVLGIPAAETAAWPTGVRETVCALAGEMFLVRYNPFIDPGLVRKSVTEALEKACPTLGEDCCGRVRQGMERFWKDFDDEQEFKAEILRRLEPLVSREAVVTTRGSLIETATDATDLRMELPMLMLAPGTVDEVKAIVRLAAEMGFALIPRGGGTGLTGGAIPALTRSVVLSLSKLKAIRDIDPDSMTLCAEAGVITADAIKAAAEQNLLFTVDPASKAGSSIGGNISENSGGPFCFEYGVTLDNILSYSMVMPSGELIEVVRMNHPRHKIMPGEAAVFEIRNEQGETTRTITLSGDDIRGKNLGKDVSNKFLGGLPGVQKEGVDGVIVEGCFVLHEKPALSRTLCLEFFGRSMHNAMLVIKDIVALRDRIRDAGDLVKISSLEEFGPKYVQAIGYAKKSGAYEGEPISVLLVQLDSDNEEALAQAVSDIVTISGRFDNVDVFSAEDDRQAEIFWEDRHKLSAIAKRTSGFKVNEDIVIPLEVIPEFSDFLENMNLHYMAVAYRKALKKVTDLAGVDPADPFIDQEFAFVKDIFKGVVTVKDLSDQELEVQASYFFHDLRSRYPAEREALDAILSDMQATRVIVANHMHAGDGNCHVNFPVNSNDPEMLGLVHEAVEKLFRKVMALGGAVSGEHGIGITKIGHLEQEKIDALRAYKQEVDPKGIINPGKLVSRELTVEPYTFSFNRLIQDLSTTALPDKERLITLLSGIQTCTRCGKCKQVCPMYHPRAGFLYHPRNKNIALGALIEAIYYSLLHTGRPDKRLMGELRRIMEHCTACGKCAGICPVKIDSSNVALHMRAFLEEKKAGGHPLKSRILHFLAQAPEKRVPTAAKALSLAQQMQNVGLGLIPKAWRSRLESPVFREKGPAPGFANLAEAIGLDDAFLIAPREIEDARDVPETVFYFPGCGAGLFYRDIGLAVLALLLRRGVSVILPDRHLCCGYPLLAQGLEEAYLNNYGANVARIRMVLDKAARKGFKVTSVLTSCGTCRESLSRHGIEATFGPKARHLDAAQFLSERMERAEGGPERIIYHAACHAEWTGQHPNKAAGIYQKVLAGLTGAQVLHTPGCCGESGLGALTSPAIYNRLRERKKERLAIDLMRAGREAPVVVGCPSCKVGLMRCLIEMGPEALAGREVLHTVELLARLECGENWRKELLTAIGGAIAHDGLRLVQGLAVEL; encoded by the coding sequence ATGCCCAACAAAGGTCCCCACATCTCCATACCACTTGAACGGCTCGTGCCGCGAGTGCTCGGCATCCCCGCCGCGGAAACCGCCGCCTGGCCCACGGGCGTGCGCGAGACAGTTTGCGCCCTGGCGGGCGAGATGTTCCTCGTGCGCTACAACCCTTTCATCGATCCGGGGCTCGTGCGGAAAAGCGTGACCGAGGCCCTGGAAAAAGCCTGCCCCACCCTTGGGGAAGATTGCTGCGGCCGCGTGCGCCAGGGCATGGAGCGGTTCTGGAAGGATTTCGACGACGAGCAGGAATTCAAGGCCGAGATCCTGCGCCGCCTGGAACCGCTGGTCTCCAGGGAGGCCGTCGTCACCACGCGCGGCAGCCTCATCGAGACGGCCACCGACGCCACGGACCTGCGCATGGAACTGCCCATGCTCATGCTCGCGCCGGGCACGGTGGACGAGGTCAAGGCCATCGTGCGCCTGGCCGCCGAGATGGGCTTCGCCCTCATCCCGCGCGGCGGCGGCACAGGGCTCACGGGCGGGGCCATCCCCGCGCTCACGCGCTCGGTCGTCCTCTCGCTCTCCAAGCTCAAGGCCATCCGCGACATCGACCCCGACTCCATGACCCTGTGCGCCGAGGCGGGCGTGATCACGGCCGACGCCATCAAGGCCGCAGCCGAGCAGAATCTGCTCTTCACCGTGGACCCGGCCTCCAAGGCGGGATCGAGCATCGGCGGCAACATCTCCGAGAACTCGGGCGGGCCGTTCTGTTTCGAATACGGCGTGACCCTGGACAACATCCTCTCCTACTCCATGGTCATGCCCTCGGGCGAGCTCATCGAGGTCGTGCGCATGAACCACCCCCGCCACAAGATCATGCCGGGGGAGGCGGCCGTCTTCGAGATCAGGAACGAGCAGGGCGAGACCACGCGGACCATCACCCTTTCGGGCGACGACATCCGGGGCAAGAACCTGGGCAAGGACGTCTCCAACAAGTTCCTGGGCGGCCTGCCCGGCGTGCAAAAAGAAGGCGTGGACGGCGTCATCGTCGAGGGCTGTTTCGTGCTCCACGAAAAGCCCGCCCTTTCGCGCACACTGTGCCTGGAATTCTTCGGACGCAGCATGCACAACGCCATGCTGGTCATCAAGGACATCGTGGCGCTGCGCGACCGCATCCGCGACGCGGGCGACTTGGTCAAGATATCGTCCCTGGAAGAGTTCGGCCCCAAATACGTGCAGGCCATCGGCTACGCCAAGAAATCCGGCGCCTACGAGGGCGAGCCCATCTCGGTCCTGCTCGTGCAGCTCGACTCCGACAACGAGGAGGCCCTGGCCCAGGCCGTTTCCGACATCGTGACCATTTCCGGACGTTTCGACAACGTGGACGTCTTCTCCGCCGAGGACGACCGTCAGGCCGAGATTTTCTGGGAAGACCGCCACAAACTCTCGGCCATCGCCAAGCGCACCTCGGGCTTCAAGGTCAACGAGGATATCGTCATTCCCCTGGAGGTCATCCCGGAGTTCTCCGACTTCCTGGAGAACATGAATCTGCACTACATGGCCGTGGCCTACAGAAAGGCCCTGAAGAAGGTCACGGACCTTGCGGGCGTGGACCCGGCCGACCCCTTCATCGACCAGGAATTCGCCTTCGTGAAGGACATTTTCAAGGGCGTGGTCACGGTCAAAGACCTTTCGGATCAGGAATTGGAGGTGCAGGCCTCCTACTTTTTCCACGACCTGCGCAGCCGCTATCCGGCCGAACGCGAGGCCCTGGACGCCATCCTGAGCGACATGCAGGCCACCCGCGTCATCGTGGCCAACCACATGCACGCGGGCGACGGCAACTGCCACGTCAACTTCCCGGTCAACTCCAACGACCCGGAAATGCTCGGCCTGGTGCATGAGGCCGTGGAAAAGCTCTTCCGCAAGGTCATGGCGCTGGGCGGCGCGGTCTCGGGCGAACACGGCATCGGCATCACCAAGATCGGCCACCTGGAGCAGGAGAAGATCGACGCGCTGCGCGCCTACAAGCAGGAGGTGGACCCGAAGGGCATCATCAACCCCGGCAAGCTCGTGAGCCGCGAACTGACCGTGGAGCCCTACACCTTCTCCTTCAACCGCTTGATCCAGGATCTCTCCACCACCGCCCTGCCCGACAAGGAGCGGCTCATCACCCTGCTCTCGGGCATCCAGACCTGCACCCGCTGCGGCAAGTGCAAGCAGGTCTGCCCCATGTATCACCCGCGCGCAGGGTTCCTCTATCATCCGCGCAACAAGAACATCGCCCTGGGCGCGCTCATCGAGGCCATCTACTATTCGCTCCTGCACACCGGCCGCCCGGACAAACGGCTGATGGGCGAACTGCGGCGCATCATGGAGCACTGCACGGCCTGCGGCAAATGCGCGGGCATTTGCCCCGTGAAGATCGACTCCTCCAACGTGGCCCTGCACATGCGCGCCTTCCTGGAGGAGAAAAAGGCGGGCGGCCATCCGCTCAAGAGCCGCATTCTGCACTTCCTGGCCCAGGCGCCGGAAAAGCGCGTGCCCACGGCGGCCAAGGCCCTTTCGCTGGCCCAGCAGATGCAGAACGTCGGCCTGGGGCTGATCCCCAAGGCCTGGCGCAGCCGCCTGGAGAGTCCGGTCTTCCGCGAAAAGGGCCCTGCGCCCGGATTCGCCAACCTGGCCGAGGCCATCGGCCTGGACGACGCCTTCCTCATCGCTCCGCGCGAGATCGAGGACGCCCGCGACGTGCCCGAGACCGTCTTCTACTTCCCGGGCTGCGGCGCGGGGCTGTTCTACCGCGACATCGGCCTCGCGGTCCTGGCGCTGCTCCTGCGCCGGGGCGTGAGCGTGATTCTGCCCGACCGCCACCTGTGCTGCGGCTATCCCCTCCTGGCCCAAGGCCTGGAGGAGGCCTACCTGAACAACTACGGGGCCAACGTGGCCCGCATCCGCATGGTGCTGGACAAGGCCGCGCGCAAGGGCTTCAAGGTCACGAGCGTGCTGACCTCCTGCGGCACCTGCCGCGAGTCGCTCTCGCGCCACGGCATCGAGGCCACCTTCGGTCCCAAGGCCCGCCACCTGGACGCGGCGCAGTTCCTCTCCGAACGCATGGAGCGCGCCGAGGGCGGTCCCGAACGCATCATCTACCACGCGGCCTGTCATGCCGAATGGACCGGCCAGCACCCGAACAAGGCCGCCGGGATATATCAGAAGGTCCTGGCCGGGCTGACCGGAGCCCAGGTGCTGCACACGCCCGGCTGCTGCGGCGAATCCGGGCTTGGCGCGCTGACCTCGCCGGCCATCTACAACCGGCTGCGCGAGCGCAAGAAGGAGCGCCTGGCCATCGACCTGATGCGCGCGGGCCGCGAAGCGCCCGTGGTCGTGGGCTGCCCCTCGTGCAAGGTGGGGCTCATGCGCTGCCTGATCGAGATGGGTCCAGAGGCTCTGGCCGGACGCGAAGTGCTGCACACGGTCGAGCTTCTGGCCCGCCTGGAGTGCGGCGAGAACTGGCGCAAGGAACTCCTGACGGCGATCGGCGGAGCGATCGCCCACGACGGCCTGAGGCTCGTTCAGGGGCTGGCGGTGGAGTTGTAG
- the ruvX gene encoding Holliday junction resolvase RuvX: protein MRVLAVDFGTKKLGLALSDPLGRMALPRGVMPRSSEERDLAELARLVAEEGVAALVVGLPLSLGGEETPSSRRALDFGRKLAARTGLAVHFVDERLTSSEAKARLRESGARAKKTKARLDAEAAAVILESFLAERRTAAPTDATEPAS from the coding sequence GTGCGCGTGCTGGCGGTCGATTTCGGGACCAAGAAGCTCGGACTCGCCCTCTCCGATCCTTTGGGACGCATGGCCCTGCCGCGCGGCGTCATGCCTCGCTCGAGCGAGGAACGCGACCTGGCCGAGCTTGCCCGGCTCGTGGCCGAGGAGGGTGTCGCGGCCCTGGTCGTGGGCCTCCCCTTGTCGCTTGGCGGCGAGGAAACCCCCTCGTCGCGCCGAGCGCTCGATTTCGGCCGCAAGCTTGCGGCCCGCACGGGCCTGGCCGTGCACTTCGTGGACGAGCGGCTGACCAGCAGCGAGGCCAAGGCGAGGCTGCGCGAATCGGGCGCACGCGCCAAGAAGACCAAGGCGAGGCTCGACGCCGAGGCCGCCGCAGTGATCCTGGAAAGCTTTCTGGCCGAGCGCCGAACGGCAGCCCCGACGGACGCCACGGAGCCGGCTTCGTGA